A single Actinomycetes bacterium DNA region contains:
- a CDS encoding beta-lactamase family protein, with translation MAQFPAAAATDDSKSIFEVTDSVVGTEVSRRGAFDATIRAGRRAVREQLRDSAGTSAAVALVAGKRVVWRQGFGQVNAQGRTPSASTRYGIGSVSKVVTTMAVQQLVDAGKLSLDAPVVRYVPDFRMKSPQYRQITVRMLLNHSAGLPGTDYANAFSFAPIPGYSQRLLRALAESQLKTTPGSVNVYCNDCFTLAGIVVERVANQPFTEYVTQQILDPLGMDRSGFLTTEPLPGDIARVSGFVEEEPTQVANVYAAGGLVSTTKDMTRLARVFLGAGKVGGTRVLSRAAVRRMAKDQTETTLKVGSPDSWRYGLGWDTVAEPGLAVAGVTGWNKSGDTLQHHASFMIAPNNNLAVIVLTAGSMSSSKAAAVGRVVLLNALTESGEIARMPADISGPPAKRKPSKKQVRRITGTYLASGLAYKVSANDNRVLRVKPLVSEASGGVVTPGRYRQRADGAFWSTSGDGTSIRSQAAWGRKFLVKRSAGDPAVFSEDLVVGQKVRGGSQPAAAWDQRVNQSWLLANEDPESAIWAAVPPAITVKSIPGLQGYLLADGMASMVPFNAAGSSSVGTMFLTIPYLFGRDMFDVAFTERGGDEWLSFASSQLRPASTVPRLAVGQNSVRIGAENFAEWRKISVAGTLRLVGQQAWKIYDQDFALVSSGGANADTADVPADSYVATFGDAGTSITLNLTN, from the coding sequence ATGGCTCAGTTCCCCGCAGCTGCAGCAACGGATGACAGCAAGAGCATTTTTGAGGTAACCGACTCGGTAGTTGGTACGGAAGTCAGCAGACGCGGCGCTTTTGATGCGACTATCCGTGCGGGGCGCCGAGCAGTTCGCGAACAACTGCGGGATTCAGCAGGAACTTCGGCGGCGGTGGCGCTTGTCGCGGGCAAGCGAGTGGTGTGGCGTCAGGGCTTCGGTCAGGTGAATGCGCAAGGTCGTACACCGTCCGCCAGCACCCGCTACGGAATCGGATCGGTCAGCAAAGTGGTGACGACGATGGCCGTCCAGCAACTCGTTGATGCGGGGAAGTTGTCGTTGGATGCACCAGTCGTGCGCTATGTACCGGACTTCAGGATGAAGTCACCGCAGTACCGGCAGATCACGGTGCGGATGTTGCTTAATCACTCTGCCGGGCTACCTGGCACCGACTACGCCAATGCGTTCAGTTTCGCGCCCATTCCCGGCTATTCGCAGCGATTGCTGCGCGCGCTGGCCGAGTCACAGCTAAAGACCACCCCGGGGTCTGTGAACGTCTACTGCAACGACTGCTTCACGCTGGCTGGCATTGTGGTGGAGAGGGTCGCGAACCAGCCGTTCACCGAGTATGTGACGCAACAGATTCTGGATCCGTTGGGGATGGATCGCTCTGGCTTTCTGACGACAGAGCCGCTTCCCGGAGACATCGCGCGAGTCAGCGGCTTTGTTGAGGAAGAGCCGACGCAGGTCGCTAATGTCTACGCGGCTGGTGGCTTGGTGTCGACCACCAAAGACATGACAAGACTGGCTCGGGTGTTTCTTGGTGCGGGCAAGGTCGGGGGCACCCGGGTCCTTTCGCGGGCAGCGGTGCGCCGAATGGCCAAGGATCAGACCGAGACCACACTCAAGGTCGGATCGCCGGACTCCTGGCGCTACGGGTTGGGGTGGGACACCGTGGCGGAACCAGGACTTGCAGTGGCGGGAGTTACTGGGTGGAATAAGAGTGGGGATACGCTGCAGCATCACGCAAGTTTCATGATCGCGCCGAACAACAACTTGGCCGTGATTGTCCTCACGGCCGGATCGATGTCCTCAAGCAAGGCCGCAGCAGTGGGAAGAGTTGTGCTCCTCAACGCCCTGACCGAATCCGGTGAGATCGCCCGAATGCCTGCTGACATATCGGGTCCCCCCGCCAAGCGGAAACCCAGCAAGAAACAGGTGCGCCGGATCACCGGTACCTACCTCGCTTCTGGTTTGGCCTACAAGGTATCCGCGAACGACAACCGGGTGCTACGAGTGAAGCCACTTGTCAGCGAGGCCAGTGGTGGCGTGGTGACTCCGGGCCGTTATCGGCAACGTGCGGATGGGGCCTTTTGGTCTACGTCGGGGGATGGCACGTCGATTAGGTCGCAGGCCGCATGGGGACGCAAATTTCTTGTGAAACGCTCAGCTGGCGACCCTGCGGTATTTTCCGAGGATTTAGTCGTGGGACAGAAAGTACGTGGTGGTAGCCAACCGGCCGCTGCCTGGGATCAGCGGGTGAACCAGTCATGGTTACTGGCGAATGAAGACCCGGAGTCGGCTATTTGGGCCGCCGTCCCGCCCGCGATCACAGTGAAATCTATCCCAGGTCTGCAGGGTTACTTGCTAGCGGACGGGATGGCATCAATGGTGCCGTTCAATGCTGCAGGTAGCAGCAGCGTCGGAACGATGTTCTTGACTATTCCATACCTGTTCGGCCGGGACATGTTCGACGTTGCGTTCACCGAGCGAGGGGGAGACGAGTGGTTATCATTCGCCAGCAGCCAGCTGCGCCCGGCGTCGACGGTCCCGCGACTGGCGGTGGGTCAAAACTCGGTCAGGATCGGTGCTGAGAACTTCGCGGAATGGCGCAAAATCTCAGTAGCAGGAACGCTCAGGCTTGTCGGGCAGCAGGCGTGGAAGATCTACGATCAAGATTTCGCCCTAGTCAGTTCCGGCGGAGCCAACGCTGACACCGCTGATGTACCGGCGGATTCCTATGTGGCCACTTTTGGTGATGCCGGCACGAGCATCACGCTGAACCTCACCAACTAG